The Methylomusa anaerophila genome has a segment encoding these proteins:
- a CDS encoding SDR family NAD(P)-dependent oxidoreductase yields MKDFLEYILGEIKSERLPKTDAIDLIRQFHTKIVSDKSYFLHPLLQQNTSDLSEQRYSSNFTGQEFFLKDHVVRGQRILPGVACLEMARAAVAQAAEPLKENQTRVCLKNVIWARPIAVADQPVQVHIGLFPEDSGEVAYEIYSRSEDADAETVVYSQGSAVTSAVDEVPALDLQALQAQCSRKILSSVQCYEAFKTMAMDYGPAYQGIEKVYVGYDQVLAKLSLPSSVSGTQDRFILHPSLMDSALQASIGLMMDISNTGGIAPRKPALPFALQELTVLNKCTPVMWALVRYSEGSQTGDKVRKLDIDLCDEQGNVCVKMKGFSVRVPADEMDAVGVPAALETLLLTPCWQERAIPQEATAPDYYRQLVMLCEQGGISRESIESRMNGVLCLNLQSEEKGLAERFRAYAIQAFEEIQSILKGKPKGKVLIQVVVSAQDKQQLFAGLSGLLQTAQLENPLLIGQLIEVEAGEDTEEIIENLKDNSRNSLDNRIRYQDGKRYVAGWSEVETVGEAMKIPWKERGVYLITGGAGGLGLIFSKEIAHKVKDATLILTGRSPLREDKQEQLKELAAMGPRIEYRQMDVTQKEAVTDLIQNIREEFGSLHGIIHAAGVIKDNFLIKKTKEEWEKVLAPKVTGMINLDQASKDIPLDFFILFSSFAGAMGNVGQADYATANAFMDAYAKYRNTLAAANQRQGQTLSINWPLWQEGGMHIDQETERTIMQNKGIIAMRTKTGIYALYQSLASGQDQVMVVEGDRQRLQAALLGQAAGIEAVKALSSSEENKTVSAIGEDILREKATHYLKMLLSSVIKLPVQRIEADTPMEKYGIDSVMVMQLTDQLEKTFGSLPKTLFFEYQTIQELTGYFVERYQDQLIALLGIKQEKAAATAKISEDLSVVAGSYKSNVKSRRRSRFASLRIGPQEEKTALDIAIIGVSGRYPGAMNIREFWKNLRDGKDSITEIPQDRWDHSLYFDEDKNKPGKTYSKWGGFLDDIDKFDPLLFNIAPRDAQGIDPQERIFLETVWETMEDAGYTRTRMGRSAKVGVFVGVMWGEYQLLGDGIRENFVPPAQSFASIANRVSYFYNFHGPSIALDTMCSSSLTAIYLACNSICRGDCEMAMAGGVNLSLHPNKYVQLSLNRFLSGDGRCRSFGEGGDGYVPGEGVGAVLLKPLAKAIVDQDQIYAVIKNISVNHGGKTNGYTVPNLNAQADLIAECLEKAKIDSGTVTYIETHGTGTALGDPIEINGLTKAYSKYTQDKQYCAVGSVKSNIGHLEPAAGIAGLTKILLQLKHKQIAPSLHAGKLNPNIDFVNTPFYVQQELAEWSPLEKIENGIARKLPLRAAMSSFGAGGANAHMILEEYKSVIKADKLQHTFSQIMVLSARTKDCLYEYARRILNFCNSSSVIGEEGKEKLDFADMAYTLQIGREAMDERMAIIGKNLADFIDGLTKFLNSPKTSSDQDTIFYGCVTGAPSLLFKDQFGDEVLDRLLQQRDLRRLATLWVEGITVPWEKLHYGNAVRRISLPTYPFERKVYWIAGETKKDEKLKPDVMARSLNDEKSLPRVPVTEYAMEKKTTTSVREVQDLIRLVIAQNLGMELNDLNIEADFADYGLDSLSQMRIINDLQKKFGDIISLTDFFEQNTVKKLAEYIIGKIDRAGRVVDKTIMRNEEEEIGQNNEEKLNSITNQAAKFPDKTIALKTKNILLNGVTGVLGGRLIRDFLEMTDSMLYCLVRAKDLEQARHRIQTMLEVHDPDHSLLSEFDSRVIPVLGDITQSLLGMQPALYEELTRIIDMVVHSAGKTSLHGLYSEVKEVNVDGTKNMINFTLRTQQKYFIHVSTIAVMGDRQYKAGETFKEKDFDLGQKFENLGYAKSKFEAEQIVRSTQGLKWTIMRSGYIMGDSEKGYYPFNITGVPGIYYDFLKTVIDLEMVVDSSWYYDITPIDYVSRSMVWLATSLKDLYQTYHLSNPDYPTLKDIGTIISKLGYPLRFVSIEEYMNFLRSESNHYRSITTDLMLFNPAMRPAGGNSCADTTYTAEVLAQGGINCPKIDEKLIATYLDYCIKIGYLENSISPNTFWNWHITNYDFVEKIIGNNTTSPFSQYC; encoded by the coding sequence ATGAAGGATTTTCTAGAATATATTTTGGGTGAGATAAAAAGTGAACGACTACCGAAAACAGATGCGATAGATTTGATACGTCAATTTCATACTAAAATTGTTTCCGATAAGTCTTATTTTCTTCATCCCCTGCTTCAGCAAAACACCTCCGACCTTTCCGAGCAACGCTACAGTTCAAATTTTACAGGGCAGGAATTTTTCCTGAAGGATCATGTAGTGCGAGGACAGCGAATATTGCCAGGAGTGGCCTGTCTGGAAATGGCCCGCGCAGCTGTGGCACAGGCAGCCGAGCCTTTGAAAGAGAACCAGACCCGGGTATGTCTTAAAAATGTGATTTGGGCCCGACCTATTGCTGTAGCAGATCAACCGGTACAGGTACACATTGGCCTATTTCCGGAAGACAGCGGAGAGGTTGCCTATGAAATCTATAGCCGGTCAGAAGATGCTGACGCAGAAACTGTAGTTTACAGTCAGGGCAGTGCTGTGACCAGTGCGGTTGACGAAGTCCCGGCCTTGGACCTTCAGGCCTTGCAGGCTCAGTGCAGCCGCAAGATCCTTTCGTCCGTTCAATGTTACGAGGCCTTTAAGACCATGGCGATGGATTATGGTCCGGCATACCAAGGAATTGAGAAGGTGTATGTGGGTTATGATCAAGTGTTGGCTAAGTTGTCTTTACCTTCATCTGTCTCCGGTACGCAAGACCGGTTTATCCTCCATCCCAGTTTGATGGATTCAGCCTTGCAGGCATCAATAGGTTTAATGATGGATATCAGTAATACAGGCGGCATAGCGCCCCGCAAGCCGGCGCTACCCTTCGCACTGCAAGAACTCACAGTCCTGAATAAATGTACTCCCGTCATGTGGGCGCTGGTCCGGTATAGCGAGGGCAGTCAAACCGGGGATAAGGTGCGAAAACTCGATATCGACCTCTGTGACGAACAGGGGAATGTATGTGTGAAGATGAAGGGCTTTTCAGTGCGGGTGCCGGCAGACGAAATGGATGCGGTAGGCGTCCCGGCCGCTCTTGAAACGTTGCTGCTTACCCCTTGCTGGCAGGAACGGGCCATTCCCCAAGAAGCCACAGCCCCTGACTATTACCGGCAGTTGGTGATGCTTTGTGAACAAGGTGGAATTTCCCGGGAAAGCATCGAAAGTCGTATGAACGGAGTACTTTGCTTAAACCTGCAATCCGAAGAGAAAGGCCTGGCGGAACGGTTCCGGGCCTATGCCATCCAGGCCTTTGAGGAAATCCAAAGCATTCTTAAAGGTAAACCTAAGGGCAAGGTGCTGATCCAGGTTGTGGTTTCCGCCCAGGACAAACAGCAACTCTTCGCCGGACTATCCGGACTCCTGCAAACAGCTCAATTGGAAAACCCTTTACTAATAGGGCAATTGATTGAAGTGGAAGCAGGTGAAGATACAGAAGAAATTATAGAGAACCTAAAAGACAATAGCCGAAACTCCCTGGATAACCGGATACGCTACCAGGACGGCAAACGGTATGTTGCGGGCTGGAGCGAAGTGGAAACTGTCGGGGAAGCAATGAAAATTCCCTGGAAAGAGCGGGGGGTCTATTTAATTACCGGCGGCGCCGGCGGTCTGGGACTAATTTTTTCCAAAGAAATTGCGCATAAAGTCAAAGATGCAACTTTGATCCTTACCGGCCGGTCGCCGCTAAGGGAGGACAAACAAGAGCAATTGAAGGAACTGGCGGCCATGGGCCCCAGGATAGAATACCGGCAAATGGATGTAACCCAAAAGGAAGCGGTTACCGACTTAATCCAGAATATCCGGGAGGAATTCGGGAGCCTTCACGGCATAATCCATGCCGCGGGAGTGATTAAAGACAACTTTCTTATCAAGAAAACCAAGGAGGAATGGGAAAAAGTCCTGGCACCCAAGGTCACCGGAATGATAAATCTGGATCAGGCCAGCAAGGACATACCCCTTGACTTCTTCATCCTGTTTTCTTCTTTTGCCGGGGCAATGGGCAATGTGGGTCAGGCCGACTACGCCACTGCCAATGCGTTTATGGACGCTTATGCTAAGTATCGAAATACTCTGGCGGCTGCAAACCAACGCCAGGGTCAAACGCTCTCAATCAACTGGCCGCTGTGGCAAGAAGGCGGCATGCATATAGACCAGGAAACTGAAAGGACAATCATGCAAAACAAGGGCATAATCGCCATGAGGACCAAGACCGGCATCTACGCCTTGTATCAAAGCTTAGCCTCCGGCCAGGACCAGGTCATGGTGGTGGAGGGGGACCGCCAACGGCTTCAGGCGGCCCTTTTGGGACAAGCAGCCGGTATAGAAGCCGTAAAAGCGCTTTCTAGCAGTGAAGAAAACAAAACAGTTTCCGCTATTGGAGAAGATATACTGCGGGAAAAAGCAACCCATTACTTGAAAATGTTACTTTCATCAGTCATTAAGCTACCGGTACAGCGCATCGAAGCGGATACGCCTATGGAAAAATATGGGATAGATTCGGTCATGGTCATGCAATTGACTGATCAATTGGAAAAAACATTTGGATCATTGCCTAAAACGTTATTTTTTGAATACCAAACTATCCAAGAACTAACCGGCTACTTTGTTGAACGCTATCAGGACCAACTGATAGCATTACTGGGCATTAAACAAGAAAAAGCAGCCGCAACTGCCAAAATTTCTGAAGATTTGTCAGTTGTGGCGGGATCTTATAAATCAAACGTCAAGAGCCGCAGGCGTTCCCGTTTTGCATCCCTTCGTATCGGACCCCAGGAGGAAAAAACGGCCTTGGATATTGCCATCATCGGTGTTTCCGGCCGCTATCCCGGGGCGATGAATATCCGGGAATTTTGGAAAAACTTACGGGACGGCAAGGACTCAATTACGGAAATCCCCCAAGACCGTTGGGACCATAGCTTATATTTTGATGAAGATAAAAACAAGCCCGGCAAGACCTATAGCAAGTGGGGCGGTTTCTTGGATGATATTGATAAGTTTGATCCACTACTTTTTAATATTGCCCCCCGAGATGCCCAGGGGATTGATCCTCAGGAAAGGATTTTTTTAGAGACTGTATGGGAGACTATGGAGGATGCCGGCTATACCCGGACCCGAATGGGAAGGAGTGCTAAGGTTGGCGTGTTTGTGGGGGTTATGTGGGGCGAATATCAGCTCCTGGGAGACGGCATCCGGGAAAATTTTGTACCGCCGGCTCAATCATTTGCCTCGATTGCTAATCGCGTTTCATATTTTTACAATTTCCATGGTCCGAGTATTGCTTTAGATACAATGTGCTCATCTTCGTTGACAGCAATTTATTTAGCCTGCAACAGTATTTGCCGTGGCGATTGCGAGATGGCGATGGCAGGCGGAGTTAACCTTTCATTACATCCGAATAAATATGTCCAGTTAAGTCTGAACAGATTTTTGTCCGGTGACGGTCGTTGCCGTAGCTTTGGCGAAGGCGGGGATGGGTACGTGCCGGGTGAGGGTGTGGGAGCTGTTCTGTTAAAACCATTAGCAAAAGCTATTGTGGATCAAGATCAAATTTATGCTGTTATTAAAAACATTTCTGTCAATCATGGCGGCAAGACCAATGGATATACAGTCCCTAATTTGAATGCCCAAGCCGATCTTATAGCCGAGTGCCTGGAAAAAGCTAAAATTGACTCCGGTACGGTTACTTATATTGAGACACACGGTACTGGTACAGCACTGGGTGATCCCATTGAAATTAATGGTTTAACCAAGGCCTATAGTAAATATACCCAAGATAAGCAATATTGCGCAGTCGGATCTGTGAAATCCAATATTGGGCACTTAGAACCAGCCGCGGGGATTGCAGGTCTAACCAAAATACTACTGCAATTAAAACATAAACAAATTGCACCCTCATTACACGCTGGGAAACTTAATCCGAATATTGATTTTGTTAACACACCGTTTTATGTACAGCAAGAGTTGGCCGAATGGAGTCCCTTAGAAAAAATTGAAAATGGCATTGCCAGAAAGCTTCCCCTAAGAGCTGCCATGAGTTCTTTTGGCGCCGGGGGAGCAAACGCTCACATGATACTGGAAGAGTATAAAAGTGTAATAAAAGCAGATAAACTTCAACACACTTTTTCACAAATTATGGTGCTTTCAGCCCGGACAAAGGATTGCTTGTATGAATACGCAAGGCGAATACTCAATTTTTGCAATAGTTCCAGCGTAATTGGTGAAGAGGGAAAAGAAAAACTGGATTTCGCAGACATGGCGTACACATTGCAAATCGGTCGAGAAGCTATGGATGAAAGGATGGCCATTATCGGCAAGAACTTGGCGGATTTTATTGATGGCTTAACAAAATTTTTAAATAGCCCGAAGACTTCATCTGATCAGGATACCATCTTTTATGGATGCGTAACCGGAGCACCATCACTACTATTTAAAGATCAGTTCGGGGATGAAGTCCTTGACCGCCTGCTCCAGCAACGCGATTTAAGAAGATTAGCCACTTTATGGGTTGAAGGTATTACAGTACCATGGGAAAAGCTTCATTATGGGAATGCGGTGCGGCGCATTTCACTACCTACATATCCATTTGAACGGAAAGTTTATTGGATTGCCGGCGAAACAAAAAAGGATGAAAAACTTAAGCCGGATGTTATGGCAAGATCACTGAATGACGAAAAATCATTGCCGCGTGTACCGGTTACGGAATACGCTATGGAAAAGAAAACTACTACCAGTGTTCGCGAAGTTCAAGACTTAATCAGGTTGGTTATTGCGCAAAATTTAGGCATGGAACTAAATGATTTGAATATAGAAGCTGATTTTGCTGACTATGGTCTCGACTCCTTGAGTCAAATGCGAATAATTAATGATCTGCAAAAAAAATTTGGCGATATAATCTCCCTTACAGACTTTTTTGAACAAAATACAGTTAAAAAACTGGCGGAGTATATTATAGGAAAAATTGACCGGGCCGGTCGTGTCGTTGATAAAACGATAATGAGAAACGAAGAGGAAGAAATAGGTCAAAACAATGAAGAAAAATTAAATTCTATAACAAATCAAGCTGCCAAATTTCCGGATAAAACTATTGCACTTAAGACCAAAAACATACTATTAAACGGTGTTACCGGTGTTTTGGGCGGGAGACTGATTCGAGATTTCCTGGAAATGACCGATAGTATGCTCTATTGTCTGGTAAGGGCGAAAGATCTTGAACAAGCAAGGCACCGGATTCAAACTATGCTGGAGGTTCATGACCCGGACCATAGCTTATTATCAGAATTTGACAGTCGCGTAATCCCGGTCTTGGGGGATATAACTCAATCTCTTTTGGGAATGCAACCGGCACTATATGAAGAATTGACCAGAATAATCGACATGGTTGTTCATAGTGCCGGAAAGACAAGTCTTCACGGATTATATAGTGAAGTGAAAGAGGTGAATGTCGATGGGACAAAAAACATGATTAACTTTACATTAAGAACCCAACAAAAATATTTTATTCACGTCTCCACCATTGCCGTTATGGGTGATCGCCAGTATAAAGCAGGTGAAACTTTTAAAGAAAAAGATTTTGATTTGGGACAAAAATTCGAAAACCTAGGCTATGCAAAGTCAAAGTTTGAAGCGGAACAAATAGTCCGTTCCACCCAGGGTTTAAAATGGACAATCATGCGGTCCGGTTATATTATGGGGGATAGCGAGAAGGGATATTATCCTTTTAATATCACCGGAGTTCCCGGCATATACTATGATTTTTTAAAAACAGTAATTGATTTAGAAATGGTTGTAGATAGTTCTTGGTATTATGATATAACGCCTATTGATTATGTTAGCCGGAGCATGGTATGGCTTGCTACATCCTTGAAGGACTTGTATCAAACATACCATTTGTCAAATCCCGACTATCCGACGCTAAAAGACATTGGCACTATCATTAGCAAGTTGGGTTATCCGCTAAGATTTGTCAGTATTGAAGAATACATGAACTTTTTACGCAGTGAAAGCAATCATTATCGTTCCATTACAACAGATTTGATGTTGTTTAACCCTGCGATGAGACCAGCAGGTGGAAATTCATGCGCCGATACCACCTATACTGCGGAAGTATTGGCCCAAGGGGGGATAAATTGCCCCAAAATTGATGAAAAATTAATTGCGACCTATTTAGATTATTGCATCAAGATTGGTTATCTCGAAAATAGTATTAGTCCCAATACTTTTTGGAACTGGCATATTACAAATTATGATTTTGTTGAAAAAATAATTGGCAACAATACTACCAGTCCTTTTTCCCAGTATTGCTGA